One genomic window of Spirochaetia bacterium 38H-sp includes the following:
- a CDS encoding Smr/MutS family protein, which yields MAEKSFSDIFEKWEKLQSKTKKDIMKKALDLYAPDNSVMKEKETDKEKKLYERIKRKIRPQATLDLHGYTSTEAERLLAQFIKRAYEKRYLQILIIHGKGLHSNREPILKKLVYKYLQDSPYIGKILQAPRELGGSGAVCAFIRHRSL from the coding sequence ATGGCAGAAAAATCATTTTCTGATATATTTGAAAAGTGGGAAAAACTACAGAGTAAAACTAAAAAAGACATCATGAAAAAAGCTCTTGATCTGTATGCTCCTGATAATTCTGTAATGAAAGAAAAAGAAACAGACAAAGAGAAAAAATTATATGAGAGAATAAAGAGAAAAATCAGACCTCAAGCCACACTGGACTTACATGGCTACACTTCCACAGAAGCGGAGCGACTTCTTGCGCAATTTATAAAAAGGGCTTATGAAAAAAGATATCTACAAATATTGATAATACACGGAAAAGGACTGCATTCCAATCGCGAACCTATTCTTAAAAAACTGGTTTATAAATATCTGCAAGATTCACCCTACATAGGTAAGATTTTACAGGCACCCCGAGAACTCGGGGGAAGTGGTGCAGTGTGTGCTTTTATACGTCATCGT